A part of Arthrobacter dokdonellae genomic DNA contains:
- a CDS encoding type II toxin-antitoxin system Phd/YefM family antitoxin, producing MSIVSVADARNHFSDVIDRSKTEAVFIERRGHRAAVVVSPERYEQMLEALEEAEDVAAFDEAMAEEGPNIPWAQVKADLGWV from the coding sequence ATGTCCATAGTCAGCGTCGCAGACGCACGCAACCACTTTTCAGACGTCATCGATCGCTCGAAGACCGAAGCGGTTTTCATCGAACGCCGCGGTCATCGCGCTGCCGTGGTTGTCAGCCCTGAGCGGTACGAGCAGATGCTCGAAGCTCTGGAAGAAGCCGAAGATGTCGCCGCATTTGATGAGGCGATGGCAGAGGAGGGCCCAAACATCCCTTGGGCTCAAGTGAAAGCCGATCTGGGCTGGGTATGA
- a CDS encoding type II toxin-antitoxin system RelE family toxin, with protein MIYQVELRPAAVRALKRIDHQDRDRIRGAIALLGQDPRPPGAKALQGRPGLRVRIGDYRIVYTVDDNILVVAVITLGHRSNVYER; from the coding sequence ATGATTTACCAAGTCGAGTTGCGTCCTGCAGCGGTTCGCGCGTTGAAACGAATTGACCATCAGGATCGCGACCGCATTCGTGGAGCGATCGCGCTCCTCGGTCAAGATCCACGACCGCCGGGCGCCAAGGCCCTCCAAGGGCGTCCTGGCCTCAGAGTTCGCATAGGGGACTACCGCATCGTCTACACGGTTGACGACAACATCCTCGTTGTAGCAGTGATCACGCTTGGTCATCGTAGCAACGTCTACGAACGCTGA